One region of Juglans microcarpa x Juglans regia isolate MS1-56 chromosome 7S, Jm3101_v1.0, whole genome shotgun sequence genomic DNA includes:
- the LOC121240377 gene encoding uncharacterized protein LOC121240377, giving the protein MLRRGSLTISMLSNSTMLVGWCRPRRRLRRRKGSTIRLGNKRRGLCLGSRPVVQWGVMMGPLRMLKKIIMDMAPNGLLIEAYYRSLTPFLRPQLFPLC; this is encoded by the coding sequence ATGTTGAGGAGAGGATCTCTGACCATTTCCATGCTATCAAATTCTACCATGTTGGTGGGTTGGTGCCGGCCACGCCGACGGCTTAGACGGCGGAAGGGTAGCACCATTCGGTTAGGAAATAAGCGGCGAGGGCTGTGCCTAGGATCCAGGCCAGTGGTGCAGTGGGGGGTGATGATGGGTCCTCTTAGGATGCTGAAGAAGATCATCATGGATATGGCACCAAATGGACTGTTAATAGAGGCTTATTATAGGTCTTTAACACCCTTTTTACGTCCACAGCTATTTCCCCTATGTTGA